The proteins below are encoded in one region of Bacillus vallismortis:
- a CDS encoding glycoside hydrolase family 43 protein: MFNRLFGVCFLAALIMAFTLPNSAYAQKAEKPVFTEVSVHDPSVIETNGTFYVFGSHLASAKTNNLMQWQQLTTSVSNTNPLIPNVYEELKDTFEWAQSDTLWAADVRQLADGKYYMYYNACRGDSPRSAMGVAVADHIEGPYKNKGIFLKSGMEGTSDDGTPYDATKHPNVVDPHTFFDKDGKLWMVYGSYSGGIFILEMNPKTGFPLPGQGYGKKLLGGNHSRIEGPYVLYNPDTKYYYLYLSYGGLDATGGYNIRVVRSKKPDGPYYDAEGNPMIDVRGKEGTVFDDRSIEPYGVKLMGSYSFETENEKGTGYVSPGHNSAYYDEKTGRSYLLFHTRFPGRGEEHQVRVHQMFMNKDGWPVTAPYRYAGETLKDVKQKDITGTYKLIQHGKDISADIKKTISIQLNKNRTISGEMTGTWKKTGKNTAEITLAGKKYSGVFLRQWDSVREKNVMTFSVLNGSGEAVWGTK, translated from the coding sequence ATGTTCAATCGATTATTCGGTGTATGTTTTCTTGCAGCCCTTATCATGGCCTTCACCCTGCCAAACTCCGCGTATGCACAAAAGGCAGAAAAACCCGTATTTACAGAAGTCAGTGTCCATGACCCTTCCGTCATTGAGACAAACGGCACCTTTTATGTTTTTGGATCTCATCTTGCTTCAGCAAAAACAAATAACCTCATGCAATGGCAGCAGCTGACCACTAGTGTAAGCAACACCAATCCTCTGATTCCGAATGTCTACGAAGAATTAAAAGATACCTTCGAATGGGCGCAATCCGATACCTTGTGGGCGGCTGACGTCAGACAGCTGGCGGACGGCAAATACTACATGTACTACAACGCCTGCCGCGGCGATTCGCCAAGATCCGCCATGGGGGTTGCCGTCGCTGATCACATTGAAGGCCCTTACAAAAACAAAGGCATCTTTTTGAAATCAGGCATGGAAGGCACAAGTGACGATGGAACACCGTATGACGCGACCAAACATCCGAATGTTGTCGATCCGCATACCTTCTTTGATAAAGACGGCAAGCTGTGGATGGTGTATGGATCTTACTCTGGCGGCATTTTCATTCTAGAAATGAATCCGAAAACGGGCTTTCCGCTTCCTGGTCAGGGATATGGCAAAAAACTGCTCGGCGGCAACCACAGCAGAATTGAAGGCCCGTATGTTCTCTACAATCCAGACACCAAGTACTACTACTTATACCTATCATATGGCGGTCTCGACGCAACAGGCGGCTACAACATCCGTGTGGTCCGCTCCAAAAAACCGGACGGTCCATACTATGACGCAGAAGGCAACCCAATGATTGACGTCCGCGGCAAAGAAGGCACAGTCTTCGACGACCGCTCGATCGAACCATACGGTGTCAAACTGATGGGCAGCTATTCGTTTGAGACAGAAAATGAAAAAGGAACAGGATACGTCTCGCCAGGCCACAACTCGGCATATTATGACGAAAAAACCGGACGTTCCTATTTACTCTTCCACACCCGCTTCCCGGGCAGAGGTGAAGAACACCAGGTCAGAGTCCATCAAATGTTCATGAACAAAGACGGGTGGCCGGTAACAGCGCCATATCGCTATGCGGGTGAAACGCTGAAAGATGTAAAACAAAAAGACATCACAGGAACCTACAAGCTCATCCAGCACGGAAAAGACATCTCAGCCGACATCAAAAAAACCATTAGCATCCAGCTCAACAAAAACCGCACCATTTCCGGGGAAATGACCGGAACATGGAAGAAAACCGGAAAAAACACAGCCGAAATCACGTTAGCCGGCAAGAAATATAGCGGAGTGTTTTTACGGCAGTGGGATTCGGTGAGAGAGAAGAACGTGATGACGTTTAGTGTGCTGAATGGCAGTGGTGAAGCTGTTTGGGGAACTAAATAA
- a CDS encoding YwqH-like family protein, whose amino-acid sequence MHSEMLLHSVKADLYDKQEQIHQLKRVLHEIRQIKHDFSKVQHFIHHPHLDRNAWRGKHAERFEDIRDGMNKTYDQIKSQQVSGIMKSIEGKINSLEEDVYSIRRQITKIEHEIKIEKHRK is encoded by the coding sequence ATGCATAGTGAAATGTTGTTACATTCGGTAAAAGCCGACTTATATGATAAGCAGGAACAGATCCATCAGTTAAAGCGAGTGCTACATGAAATCAGACAAATCAAACACGATTTTTCCAAAGTTCAGCACTTCATCCACCATCCGCACCTTGACCGGAATGCATGGAGAGGAAAACATGCTGAGCGGTTTGAAGATATTCGTGACGGAATGAACAAAACGTATGATCAAATCAAAAGCCAACAGGTCAGCGGAATCATGAAAAGCATAGAAGGGAAAATCAATTCATTAGAGGAAGACGTCTATTCCATAAGACGTCAAATCACAAAAATAGAGCATGAAATAAAAATTGAAAAACATAGAAAGTGA
- a CDS encoding YwqI/YxiC family protein has protein sequence MAQEIKMVYGTVKQGLSQLKNSAELKSSVPGHISGKNHLNVVKSIEQLNKDIKKLTEAYASVLAKHIAQTESAVNAMKETDENVSSSMK, from the coding sequence ATGGCACAGGAAATCAAAATGGTGTATGGCACAGTGAAGCAAGGGCTTTCTCAGCTCAAGAATTCAGCTGAACTCAAATCCTCCGTGCCCGGCCATATCTCAGGCAAAAACCATTTAAACGTTGTGAAGTCCATCGAGCAATTAAATAAGGACATCAAAAAGCTCACTGAAGCATATGCGTCCGTTCTGGCCAAGCATATCGCACAAACGGAAAGCGCGGTAAACGCCATGAAGGAAACGGACGAGAACGTATCATCTTCCATGAAATAA
- a CDS encoding ribonuclease YeeF family protein codes for MKTLDVHALHEGIQHTIEKLDKQKQQLEKLEKSVEHLAGMKDALKGKGGDAIRTFYEECHKPFLLFFGMFIDEYKKVLKQTQHAISSVESDSHGIIAEAFLSQDARHGVKHAREVTEQLTDAVNRQTSTIGHIISLPTVNDSFFQMETEQAERIITDTLHKLIRFEGQQTYVLESAKTDFQTMKKYIDQLEAMYTGPEIGITGYKSGSILKSQEEENINQTFGAINPQMKQAVDSPMEMMLKKLEKHKQSNVDTVMKDGKQQKIEREIHADDSNLTVLQKEAAAHPKVYNDIRVIDDKLYNHKGLKKIDTIEVIDELESDTASIDYVGGKYFVYENGQIVREFYAGGKKRLEEVSYIPEDKVGGAKPLDSFLSGTQYEFVEWVSPQGAVKKLAVRGGKRVVTKVAKHVVEKESKGEVKKVVSKKAGKYSTSIDHKVKEIEMQNLPKWVGESFTDSNYRTVITKENINFYRTFGGSARVNGSFVTTRPAGNRINAKINTALVPDWKNSREFEAVIEVPKGQILNIGRVEKQYTKTGTLLKGEGDQILLPQGWPSEWIKEIRKVPSR; via the coding sequence TTGAAAACATTAGATGTCCACGCTCTTCACGAGGGTATTCAGCATACAATTGAGAAACTGGACAAGCAAAAACAGCAGCTGGAGAAGCTGGAAAAAAGCGTTGAGCATCTGGCAGGCATGAAGGATGCGTTAAAAGGAAAAGGCGGAGATGCGATCCGAACCTTCTACGAGGAGTGCCACAAGCCCTTTCTCCTTTTCTTCGGCATGTTTATCGACGAATACAAAAAAGTGCTGAAACAAACACAGCATGCGATTTCCTCTGTAGAATCTGACTCCCACGGCATAATTGCGGAGGCTTTTCTCTCACAAGATGCAAGACACGGGGTCAAGCATGCAAGAGAAGTGACAGAACAGCTCACAGACGCAGTCAATCGTCAGACATCGACCATTGGCCACATCATCAGCCTGCCAACAGTCAATGACTCCTTTTTTCAGATGGAAACAGAACAGGCTGAACGGATTATTACAGACACCCTGCATAAGCTCATTCGATTTGAAGGCCAGCAAACCTACGTGCTAGAATCAGCAAAAACAGATTTTCAAACGATGAAAAAATACATAGATCAGCTCGAAGCGATGTACACCGGCCCGGAAATCGGAATCACAGGCTACAAAAGCGGCTCCATCCTGAAATCGCAGGAAGAAGAAAACATCAACCAAACCTTCGGCGCCATTAACCCGCAAATGAAGCAGGCGGTTGATTCACCGATGGAGATGATGTTGAAGAAGCTGGAGAAACATAAGCAGTCCAACGTTGATACCGTGATGAAAGATGGCAAACAACAGAAGATCGAGCGTGAGATTCATGCTGATGACAGTAACTTAACGGTATTACAGAAAGAAGCAGCAGCCCATCCGAAAGTGTATAATGACATACGGGTGATAGATGATAAACTGTATAATCATAAAGGATTAAAAAAGATAGATACGATTGAAGTGATTGACGAGTTAGAAAGTGATACTGCAAGCATTGACTACGTCGGCGGTAAATATTTTGTATATGAAAACGGGCAAATTGTGAGAGAATTCTATGCTGGAGGGAAAAAGCGGCTAGAAGAAGTTTCTTACATTCCAGAGGATAAAGTAGGTGGAGCTAAGCCGCTTGATTCGTTTCTTTCCGGAACTCAGTATGAATTTGTTGAGTGGGTAAGTCCTCAGGGTGCTGTTAAAAAATTGGCGGTGCGAGGCGGGAAGCGTGTAGTAACCAAAGTGGCTAAACATGTTGTGGAGAAGGAAAGTAAGGGTGAAGTTAAGAAGGTAGTTTCTAAGAAAGCTGGTAAGTATTCCACAAGTATCGATCATAAAGTTAAGGAAATCGAGATGCAAAATTTACCAAAGTGGGTCGGTGAGTCGTTTACTGATAGTAATTATAGAACTGTAATTACAAAGGAGAATATCAATTTTTATAGAACCTTTGGGGGGAGTGCAAGAGTTAATGGTTCATTTGTTACTACTAGACCTGCTGGGAATAGAATCAATGCGAAAATAAATACAGCTTTAGTGCCAGATTGGAAAAATTCAAGAGAGTTTGAAGCAGTAATAGAAGTCCCTAAAGGACAAATACTAAATATTGGTAGGGTTGAAAAGCAATATACAAAAACAGGAACATTATTAAAAGGTGAAGGAGACCAAATACTTCTGCCGCAAGGGTGGCCATCAGAATGGATAAAGGAGATAAGAAAAGTTCCAAGCCGATAA
- a CDS encoding Imm8 family immunity protein, producing the protein MIILEIKALTKDYENWGEDADDFYVSFELDVGLPDIPGASDLFTFNIISPKRLDKILVSTKIELGHGYIIMRDFNIKTVNSTVETIMNKCKDDDYDKYMNNLAQYFKLQG; encoded by the coding sequence ATGATTATTTTAGAAATTAAAGCTTTAACTAAGGACTATGAAAATTGGGGTGAAGATGCTGATGATTTCTACGTTTCATTTGAACTTGACGTAGGATTGCCTGATATACCAGGCGCTTCTGATTTATTTACTTTTAATATTATTAGCCCTAAAAGATTGGATAAGATACTTGTAAGTACAAAAATTGAATTAGGTCATGGATATATCATAATGAGAGATTTTAATATAAAAACTGTCAATTCTACTGTAGAGACTATCATGAATAAATGTAAAGACGATGACTATGATAAGTATATGAATAATTTAGCTCAATACTTTAAATTACAAGGATAA
- a CDS encoding DUF2247 family protein, whose product MKITLNTFKVHHVNYDWKTLYVGLKQGWINKMEVMNYAVEYLVDHPNVQQEEILELAWADKDNIEETILNIIRVEIDSFYAVEKRKWRYVILLEIKLKYTDHVELLSKLAEVYADMNYPEDMEGFIYYQPSNDAGNPHLHSYEKNINRLCNLFQDFLVKEKQYIQNGLPL is encoded by the coding sequence TTGAAAATCACCTTAAATACTTTCAAAGTACATCATGTAAATTATGATTGGAAAACGCTTTATGTTGGATTGAAGCAGGGTTGGATAAACAAAATGGAAGTCATGAATTATGCTGTTGAATATTTGGTGGACCATCCCAATGTACAACAAGAAGAAATTCTAGAACTGGCTTGGGCAGACAAGGATAATATTGAAGAAACCATTTTAAATATAATACGAGTTGAAATAGATAGTTTTTATGCTGTTGAAAAAAGAAAATGGAGATACGTTATTCTTCTTGAAATAAAATTAAAGTACACTGATCATGTTGAGCTCTTGAGCAAGCTTGCAGAAGTGTACGCAGATATGAATTACCCTGAAGATATGGAGGGTTTTATTTATTATCAGCCTTCTAATGATGCAGGCAATCCGCATTTACATTCCTATGAGAAAAATATAAATAGATTATGCAATTTGTTTCAAGACTTTTTAGTAAAAGAAAAACAATATATACAAAATGGCTTACCGCTATAA
- a CDS encoding beta-glucoside-specific PTS transporter subunit IIABC, whose protein sequence is MDYDKLSKDILQLVGGEENVQRVIHCMTRLRFNLHDNLKADRGQLERLPGVMGTNISGEQFQIIIGNDVPKVYQAMLRNSNLSDEKSAGSSSQKKNVLSAVFDVISGVFTPILPAIAGAGMIKGLVALAVTFGWMTETSQAHVILSAIGDGAFYFLPLLLAMSAARKFGSNPYVAAAIGAAILHPDLTALLGAGKPISFIGLPVTAATYSSTVIPILLAIWIASYVEKWIDRVTHSSLKLIVVPTLTLLIVVPLTLITVGPLGAILGEYLSVGVNVLFDHAGLIAMILLAGTFSLIIMTGMHYALVPIMINNIAQNGHDYLLPAMFLANMGQAGASFAVFLRSRNKKFKSLALTTSVTALMGITEPAMYGVNMRLKKPFAAALLGGAAGGAFYGVTGVASYIVGGNAGLPSIPVFIGPTFIYAMIGLVIAFAAGTAAAYLIGFEDVPSDSDQQPSVTNGHEGSGEIIHSPIKGEVKALSEVNDGVFSAGIMGKGFAIEPEEGEVVSPVNGSVTTIFKTKHAIGITSDQGAEILIHIGLDTVKLEGQWFTAHVKEGDKVAPGDPLVSFDLEQIKAAGYDVITPVIVTNTDQYSISPVKEIGKVQTKEALLALS, encoded by the coding sequence ATGGATTATGATAAATTATCGAAAGACATATTACAACTCGTAGGCGGTGAAGAAAACGTTCAGCGCGTGATTCACTGCATGACGAGGCTTCGTTTTAACCTTCATGACAATTTGAAGGCGGATCGCGGTCAATTGGAGCGGCTGCCGGGTGTGATGGGCACAAATATCAGCGGCGAGCAGTTTCAAATTATTATCGGAAACGATGTGCCGAAGGTGTATCAGGCGATGCTGCGGAACAGCAATCTCAGTGATGAGAAGAGCGCGGGTTCATCCTCGCAAAAAAAGAATGTGCTGAGTGCGGTCTTTGATGTGATTTCTGGTGTGTTTACCCCGATTCTTCCGGCGATTGCAGGAGCAGGGATGATTAAAGGGCTTGTTGCGTTAGCTGTTACATTCGGCTGGATGACAGAGACGAGCCAGGCACATGTGATTCTTTCGGCTATCGGTGACGGCGCGTTCTACTTCCTGCCGCTTCTGCTTGCGATGAGCGCGGCGAGAAAGTTCGGAAGCAATCCATATGTAGCGGCGGCGATTGGGGCGGCGATTCTGCACCCGGATTTGACGGCGCTGCTTGGAGCGGGGAAACCGATTTCCTTTATCGGGCTTCCTGTAACCGCTGCCACGTATTCGTCAACAGTCATTCCGATTTTGCTGGCGATTTGGATCGCATCGTATGTTGAGAAGTGGATTGACCGGGTCACCCACTCTTCTCTGAAGCTGATTGTGGTTCCGACCCTGACATTGCTGATTGTTGTACCGCTGACGCTGATTACAGTCGGTCCGTTAGGCGCTATTTTAGGAGAATACTTGTCTGTCGGTGTAAACGTTTTATTTGATCATGCAGGGCTTATTGCAATGATTTTGCTTGCGGGAACATTCTCTTTAATCATTATGACGGGCATGCACTATGCACTGGTGCCGATTATGATTAACAACATCGCCCAAAACGGGCACGATTACTTGCTGCCAGCTATGTTTTTGGCGAATATGGGGCAGGCCGGGGCATCCTTTGCCGTTTTCCTTCGCTCCAGAAACAAAAAGTTTAAATCACTTGCGCTCACAACGAGTGTCACGGCGCTGATGGGGATTACAGAACCTGCGATGTACGGCGTGAATATGAGATTGAAAAAACCGTTCGCGGCGGCTTTGCTGGGTGGCGCGGCCGGCGGAGCATTTTACGGTGTGACGGGTGTTGCTTCCTATATTGTCGGGGGGAATGCGGGTCTGCCGAGTATCCCTGTCTTTATCGGCCCAACGTTTATTTACGCCATGATCGGTCTTGTGATTGCGTTCGCGGCGGGAACAGCGGCAGCTTATCTCATTGGTTTCGAGGATGTGCCGTCTGACAGTGATCAGCAGCCGTCTGTGACAAATGGCCATGAAGGCAGCGGAGAAATCATTCACAGTCCGATTAAAGGTGAAGTAAAGGCATTAAGTGAAGTCAATGACGGAGTGTTTTCTGCCGGGATCATGGGGAAAGGATTCGCGATTGAGCCGGAAGAAGGAGAAGTAGTTTCACCTGTGAATGGCAGCGTTACCACCATTTTTAAAACAAAACACGCGATTGGCATTACGAGTGATCAGGGAGCTGAAATTCTCATACACATTGGATTGGACACGGTGAAGCTGGAAGGACAATGGTTCACCGCTCACGTCAAAGAAGGCGACAAGGTCGCGCCGGGCGATCCGCTCGTTTCCTTTGATCTCGAACAAATCAAAGCGGCGGGATATGACGTCATTACCCCGGTGATCGTGACCAACACAGATCAATATTCGATTTCGCCGGTGAAAGAAATCGGCAAAGTGCAGACAAAAGAGGCGCTGCTTGCTTTATCTTAA
- the bglH gene encoding aryl-phospho-beta-d-glucosidase, with the protein MSSNAKRFPEGFLWGGAVAANQVEGAYNEGGKGLSTADVSPNGIMSPFDESMTSLNLYHHGIDFYHRYKEDIALFAEMGFKAFRTSIAWTRIFPNGDEEEPNEEGLNFYDDLFDELLKHEIEPVVTISHYEMPLGLVKQYGGWKNRKVIEFYERYAKTVFKRYQHKVKYWMTFNEINVVLHAPFTGGGLVFEEGENKLNAMYQAAHHQFVASALAVKAGHEIIPDSKIGCMIAATTTYPMTPKPEDVFAALENERKTLFFSDVQARGAYPGYMKRFLAENHIEIEMAAGDEEILKEHTVDYIGFSYYMSMAASTDPKELAKSGGNLLGGVKNPYLKSSEWGWQIDPKGLRTTLNTLYERYQKPLFIVENGLGAVDKVEEDGSIEDDYRINYLREHLIEAREAIADGVDLIGYTSWGPIDLVSASTAEMKKRYGYIYVDRDNEGNGTLNRIKKKSFDWYQQVIATNGESL; encoded by the coding sequence ATGAGTTCAAATGCAAAACGATTTCCAGAAGGATTTTTATGGGGCGGCGCGGTTGCCGCTAACCAAGTCGAGGGTGCTTATAACGAGGGCGGCAAGGGGCTTTCAACGGCTGACGTATCACCGAACGGCATTATGTCTCCATTTGATGAGTCGATGACGTCCTTGAATCTGTATCATCACGGAATTGATTTCTATCATCGGTATAAAGAGGACATCGCTTTGTTTGCGGAAATGGGGTTTAAGGCATTCCGCACATCCATTGCGTGGACGAGGATTTTTCCGAATGGCGATGAAGAGGAGCCAAATGAAGAAGGCCTCAACTTTTACGACGATCTGTTTGATGAGCTGTTAAAGCATGAGATAGAGCCTGTTGTCACCATCTCTCATTATGAAATGCCGCTCGGTTTAGTGAAACAGTATGGCGGCTGGAAGAATCGCAAGGTCATCGAGTTCTATGAACGTTATGCCAAAACTGTTTTCAAACGTTATCAGCACAAAGTGAAGTACTGGATGACGTTCAATGAAATCAACGTGGTGCTCCATGCGCCATTTACCGGCGGCGGGCTTGTTTTTGAAGAAGGAGAAAACAAATTAAACGCGATGTACCAGGCCGCGCACCACCAATTTGTGGCCAGTGCTCTTGCCGTCAAAGCGGGCCACGAGATCATCCCTGATTCGAAAATCGGCTGTATGATAGCGGCAACGACAACTTATCCGATGACACCTAAGCCGGAGGATGTCTTCGCGGCACTGGAGAATGAACGCAAAACCCTTTTCTTCTCTGACGTGCAGGCTAGAGGCGCGTATCCGGGCTATATGAAACGCTTCTTAGCAGAAAATCATATTGAAATTGAAATGGCTGCTGGCGATGAAGAGATTTTAAAAGAACATACGGTGGATTACATCGGATTCAGCTACTACATGTCGATGGCGGCAAGCACTGATCCAAAAGAACTCGCAAAATCAGGGGGCAACCTGCTGGGCGGCGTCAAAAACCCTTACCTGAAATCATCCGAATGGGGCTGGCAGATTGATCCGAAGGGCTTGCGAACCACGCTCAACACCTTATATGAACGCTACCAGAAGCCGCTGTTTATCGTGGAAAACGGCCTTGGTGCGGTAGACAAAGTGGAGGAGGACGGCTCTATTGAGGATGATTACAGAATCAACTATCTGCGAGAGCACCTCATTGAAGCCCGGGAAGCGATTGCTGACGGTGTCGACCTAATCGGATACACGTCGTGGGGGCCGATTGACCTTGTCAGCGCATCCACGGCAGAAATGAAAAAACGCTACGGCTACATTTATGTTGATCGGGACAATGAAGGCAACGGAACATTAAACCGCATCAAGAAAAAAAGCTTCGACTGGTATCAGCAGGTCATCGCCACAAATGGAGAGAGTCTCTGA
- a CDS encoding universal stress protein, whose protein sequence is MFNKMIVAIDGSDMSAKALEAAVHLAKEQQAELSILHVGREAVVTTSSLTGIVYVPEHFIEEIRGEVKKEGLNILEKAKEQAAENGVQAETIYAQGEPAYEILNTAKEKSASLIVVGSRGISGLKEMMLGSVSHKVSQLSPCPVLIVR, encoded by the coding sequence ATGTTTAACAAAATGATAGTTGCGATTGACGGATCAGACATGAGTGCAAAAGCGCTTGAAGCCGCAGTGCATTTGGCCAAAGAACAGCAAGCGGAACTAAGCATTCTTCATGTGGGGAGAGAAGCCGTCGTCACGACTTCTTCTCTGACGGGAATTGTCTATGTGCCTGAACATTTTATTGAAGAAATCAGGGGCGAGGTTAAAAAAGAAGGCCTGAACATCCTTGAAAAGGCAAAAGAACAAGCAGCCGAGAACGGCGTTCAAGCTGAAACGATTTACGCGCAAGGCGAGCCTGCGTATGAGATTCTAAACACCGCAAAAGAGAAAAGCGCCAGCCTGATCGTAGTCGGCAGCCGGGGCATCAGCGGACTGAAAGAAATGATGCTTGGAAGCGTCAGCCATAAAGTGTCTCAATTATCGCCCTGCCCTGTATTGATTGTTCGATAA
- a CDS encoding SdpA family antimicrobial peptide system protein encodes MNKSSIKNKSFLMLVVISAVWMVFIGKSIIAVLPANPWSSNLDEQSFMKTLYPQGWGFFSKNPREEMVNVYETKNYTQAVSWPNNSFKNIFGLDRHGRAQGIELGYLIEQIPSSIEWKNCHDGSRACLKKTDTLFAIKNKTPNPSLCGNLGLSRETLIPWAWSNKSRSNISKESKVLRVEVKCS; translated from the coding sequence ATGAATAAAAGTTCGATAAAAAACAAGAGTTTTCTAATGTTAGTAGTCATTTCTGCTGTGTGGATGGTTTTTATAGGTAAGTCGATCATTGCCGTTTTACCCGCAAATCCATGGTCTTCAAATTTAGATGAACAAAGTTTCATGAAAACTCTATATCCTCAGGGTTGGGGGTTTTTCAGTAAAAATCCTAGAGAAGAAATGGTAAATGTCTATGAAACTAAAAATTATACACAGGCAGTTTCTTGGCCAAATAATAGCTTTAAGAACATTTTCGGGTTAGACAGACATGGAAGAGCGCAAGGGATTGAGTTGGGATATTTAATCGAACAGATTCCAAGCTCTATAGAATGGAAGAACTGTCATGACGGATCAAGAGCTTGTTTAAAAAAGACTGATACTTTATTTGCTATAAAAAATAAAACACCTAATCCATCTTTGTGCGGAAACTTAGGTTTATCCAGAGAAACACTTATACCTTGGGCATGGAGCAATAAAAGTAGAAGTAATATTTCAAAAGAATCTAAAGTATTGAGAGTTGAAGTTAAATGTTCTTAA
- a CDS encoding sporulation-delaying protein SdpB family protein, with protein MFLNGGVYKTFNEKTFNWVNCNYPWTNVYGLARSLMALSTALTLIFNDASVFFRPASGIDTYPYCPKTIPSVFCLTSNDYSHLNIVRWICVLLLIIIATGWRPRITGFFHWWICYSLQVSALTIDGGEQVNAVFTLLLLPITLTDGRKWHWCNNKVSDIKSNGEFYARMIALVSFVVIRVQVSILYFNSFIAKLGEEDWINGTAVYYYSQHLMLGFPEPILHVFQFIITSKYIVVATWGTLLIQFLLFAAILAPKKSWNLLFYIGLLMHDIFAIMFGLISFSMIMCSILILYLRPLDKPFKFKKMNLKKGLLERGDKQKVLNY; from the coding sequence ATGTTCTTAAATGGAGGTGTTTATAAGACATTCAATGAAAAAACTTTTAATTGGGTTAATTGTAACTATCCATGGACAAATGTTTATGGATTAGCAAGAAGTTTAATGGCTTTGTCGACAGCTCTAACACTTATTTTTAATGATGCCAGTGTGTTTTTTAGACCAGCTAGCGGAATAGATACTTATCCTTATTGTCCAAAAACTATTCCAAGTGTTTTTTGCCTTACCTCAAATGATTATTCTCATCTGAATATAGTACGGTGGATTTGTGTATTGTTATTGATAATTATAGCAACTGGCTGGCGACCGAGAATCACTGGGTTTTTCCATTGGTGGATCTGTTATAGTTTGCAAGTTTCTGCACTTACGATTGATGGTGGCGAACAGGTGAATGCGGTATTTACTCTATTGCTCTTACCTATAACATTAACCGACGGTAGAAAATGGCATTGGTGTAATAATAAAGTAAGTGACATTAAAAGCAACGGAGAGTTTTATGCTAGGATGATAGCGTTGGTCTCTTTTGTTGTAATAAGAGTACAAGTTTCTATATTATATTTTAATTCATTTATAGCTAAGTTAGGTGAGGAAGACTGGATTAATGGAACAGCAGTTTATTACTATTCTCAACATTTAATGTTGGGATTTCCAGAGCCGATACTTCATGTGTTTCAATTTATAATCACTAGTAAATATATTGTGGTAGCTACTTGGGGAACATTGCTCATTCAGTTTTTATTATTTGCAGCTATACTGGCACCGAAAAAAAGTTGGAATCTTTTATTCTATATAGGACTGCTCATGCATGATATTTTTGCAATTATGTTTGGTTTGATTAGTTTTTCTATGATTATGTGCAGTATTTTAATTTTATATTTAAGACCTTTAGACAAACCTTTCAAGTTTAAAAAAATGAATCTTAAAAAAGGTTTATTAGAAAGGGGGGATAAACAAAAGGTTCTGAATTATTAA